From Achromobacter spanius, a single genomic window includes:
- a CDS encoding ABC transporter substrate-binding protein, which yields MQCRSTFVRLFATTAFTATALAATGAHAQAPAPAVSDDVVRLGLILDMSGVYADVTGKGSATAAEMAIADFGGTVLGKKVDLLVVDHQNKADIAAAKAREWYDVQKVDAIMDVAGSAPALAVLEVAREKKKIVVFSGPGTERITNDLCSPYSVHYTYDTWSLANTTARATVEQGGKSWYFLTADYAFGHTLQASATDVVKANGGTVLGASRHPLGSSDFASYLLQAQASKAQIVGLANAGGDTVNAIKAASEFGLTKGGQKMAGLLLYINDIHAIGLDAAAGLTLTEAFYWDMNDQTRAWSQRYYDKLKKMPNMSQAGTYSSVMHYLKAVQAAGTDEPTAVMKQMKATPINDFFATNGRIREDGRMVHDMYLFEVKNPSESKRPWDYYKLVATLPGDQAFMPLSRSTCPLVKK from the coding sequence ATGCAGTGCCGCAGCACGTTCGTTCGCTTGTTCGCCACGACCGCCTTTACCGCGACCGCCCTTGCCGCCACCGGCGCGCACGCGCAAGCGCCCGCCCCCGCCGTTTCCGACGACGTGGTTCGGCTCGGTCTGATCCTGGACATGAGCGGCGTCTATGCCGACGTGACCGGCAAGGGCAGCGCCACCGCGGCCGAGATGGCGATTGCCGACTTCGGCGGCACCGTGCTGGGCAAGAAGGTGGACCTGCTGGTGGTGGACCATCAGAACAAGGCCGACATCGCCGCCGCCAAGGCGCGCGAGTGGTACGACGTCCAGAAGGTCGACGCCATCATGGACGTCGCCGGCTCCGCGCCCGCGCTGGCCGTGCTGGAGGTGGCGCGGGAGAAGAAAAAGATCGTCGTCTTCAGCGGACCGGGCACCGAGCGCATCACCAACGATCTGTGCTCGCCGTATTCCGTGCACTACACCTACGACACCTGGTCGCTGGCCAACACCACCGCGCGCGCCACCGTCGAGCAAGGCGGCAAGAGCTGGTACTTCCTGACGGCCGACTACGCGTTCGGCCACACGTTGCAGGCCTCGGCCACCGACGTCGTGAAGGCCAACGGCGGCACGGTGCTGGGCGCGTCGCGCCACCCGCTGGGCTCCAGCGACTTCGCCTCGTATCTGCTGCAGGCACAGGCCAGCAAGGCGCAGATCGTGGGCCTGGCCAACGCGGGCGGCGACACCGTCAACGCCATCAAGGCGGCCAGCGAGTTCGGGCTGACCAAGGGCGGGCAGAAGATGGCGGGCCTGCTGCTCTACATCAACGACATCCACGCCATCGGCCTGGACGCCGCCGCCGGCCTGACGCTGACCGAAGCCTTCTACTGGGACATGAACGACCAGACGCGCGCCTGGTCGCAGCGCTATTACGACAAGCTCAAGAAGATGCCCAACATGAGCCAGGCGGGCACGTACTCGTCGGTCATGCATTACCTGAAGGCAGTGCAGGCGGCAGGCACCGACGAGCCCACGGCGGTGATGAAGCAGATGAAAGCCACGCCCATCAACGACTTCTTCGCCACCAACGGCCGCATCCGCGAAGACGGCCGGATGGTCCACGACATGTACCTGTTCGAGGTCAAGAATCCGTCGGAATCGAAACGGCCGTGGGACTACTACAAGCTGGTGGCCACGCTGCCGGGCGATCAGGCCTTCATGCCGCTGTCGCGGTCGACCTGCCCGCTGGTCAAGAAGTAA
- a CDS encoding GntR family transcriptional regulator, whose amino-acid sequence MPARKLFSRSPQPLYLQAAALFRSHIQNRTWRPGQQIPPLESLMETYGISRATIRQAFGLLEEDGLIRRSRGSGTFVNAELPETPTLLIPKTWAETVELSNQLGTVSLVESSADSPLPDTLGMPCGADRSGSFQYLRRIHTTDAGPFCYSEVFLDSGLFRKHRARIQKSTVAPVLDQFYGARISEARQVLNVIEAGQESAESLQIPVSSPVAELRRYACIDGRVVYFARLEFPFRKVRMEFDLLTSR is encoded by the coding sequence ATGCCCGCCCGCAAGCTTTTTTCGCGCAGTCCCCAGCCGCTTTACCTGCAGGCCGCCGCGCTGTTTCGCAGCCACATCCAGAACCGGACGTGGCGGCCCGGACAGCAGATCCCGCCGCTGGAATCGCTGATGGAAACCTACGGCATCTCGCGCGCGACCATCCGCCAGGCGTTCGGCCTGCTGGAAGAGGACGGCCTGATCCGGCGCTCGCGCGGCTCCGGCACCTTCGTGAACGCCGAACTGCCGGAAACGCCCACGCTGCTCATTCCCAAGACCTGGGCCGAAACCGTCGAACTGAGCAATCAGCTCGGCACGGTGTCGCTGGTGGAATCCAGCGCCGATTCGCCCCTGCCCGACACGCTGGGCATGCCGTGCGGCGCGGACCGCAGCGGCAGCTTCCAGTACCTGCGGCGCATTCACACGACGGACGCCGGCCCCTTCTGCTACAGCGAAGTGTTCCTGGACAGCGGCCTCTTCCGGAAGCACCGCGCACGCATCCAGAAAAGCACCGTCGCCCCCGTGCTGGACCAGTTCTACGGCGCGCGTATTTCCGAGGCGCGCCAGGTCCTCAATGTGATCGAGGCTGGCCAGGAATCCGCGGAGTCGCTGCAGATTCCCGTGTCCTCGCCCGTAGCCGAGCTGCGCCGCTATGCCTGCATCGACGGCCGCGTGGTGTATTTCGCACGGCTGGAGTTTCCGTTCCGCAAGGTGCGGATGGAATTCGACCTGCTCACCAGCCGCTGA